From Halobacillus sp. Marseille-Q1614, the proteins below share one genomic window:
- a CDS encoding cell wall hydrolase: protein MAVVPYNQQDVNLLARLIRAEAEGDGKLGMLMVGNTGINRVRAECLDFKDIRSIQRMVFQSPGGFEATQKGYFYQRAREKDKQLARRVINGERFHPATNTLWFFMPQGACPATWYGQSNVGRYKSHCFFAPTRADCPTIY from the coding sequence GTGGCTGTCGTTCCCTACAACCAGCAAGATGTAAATCTGCTTGCCAGATTAATAAGAGCTGAAGCCGAAGGAGATGGGAAGCTGGGAATGTTGATGGTGGGGAACACCGGAATTAACCGTGTTCGCGCAGAATGCCTGGATTTTAAAGATATCCGCAGCATTCAAAGGATGGTGTTCCAAAGTCCAGGGGGATTTGAAGCCACCCAAAAAGGCTACTTCTATCAGAGAGCCAGGGAGAAGGATAAGCAGCTGGCCAGGAGAGTCATTAACGGAGAAAGGTTCCACCCCGCAACAAATACCTTGTGGTTCTTTATGCCGCAAGGAGCCTGTCCAGCAACCTGGTACGGCCAGAGTAACGTCGGCCGGTATAAATCACACTGTTTCTTTGCTCCTACACGAGCAGACTGTCCAACCATTTACTAA
- a CDS encoding response regulator transcription factor: MRVLYIEDDLEIGDWVERKLKEHSFDVDWFQTGLELPEELNAYDVAILDVMLPGLDGFSLGRRLKRNNPQLPVIMLSARTAIDDKLEGLEFADDYMTKPFHPEELIKRIEIQLRKFERTIDQTLSIGHLTVYLDQQVIKNNEIDEEILLTGKQFHIFKFFLRHLNQILTKEQIYEGVWGEPYREGDKSLMVHIRHLREKIEKDPSCPKIIETIRGIGYRVKG, encoded by the coding sequence ATGAGAGTCTTATACATAGAGGATGACCTTGAGATCGGAGATTGGGTCGAAAGAAAACTGAAGGAGCATTCTTTTGATGTCGACTGGTTCCAAACCGGGCTTGAGCTGCCGGAAGAATTAAATGCATACGATGTGGCCATTTTAGACGTAATGCTTCCGGGATTGGACGGCTTTTCTTTAGGACGCCGTTTAAAAAGAAATAATCCGCAGCTGCCTGTCATTATGCTGTCAGCAAGAACAGCGATTGATGACAAACTAGAGGGATTAGAATTTGCAGATGATTATATGACGAAGCCGTTTCATCCCGAAGAACTGATCAAACGGATTGAAATACAGCTGCGGAAATTTGAAAGGACCATTGATCAGACACTTTCGATCGGGCATTTAACCGTGTACCTCGATCAGCAGGTTATTAAAAATAACGAAATTGATGAAGAAATATTACTGACGGGAAAACAGTTTCATATCTTTAAATTTTTCCTCAGACATTTAAACCAGATTTTAACGAAGGAACAAATATACGAAGGCGTGTGGGGGGAGCCGTACCGGGAAGGGGATAAATCCCTCATGGTTCACATCCGGCATTTGCGTGAAAAGATTGAAAAAGATCCATCCTGCCCAAAAATTATCGAAACCATCCGTGGGATAGGCTATCGGGTGAAGGGATGA
- a CDS encoding HAMP domain-containing sensor histidine kinase — MKKWLQSLQVKYLFIVLLAVLALPIALPLTSLVVYFPGILLEEDLPYGNAEQYEERWHEEARSLEDADSEEISQRIEKLSEEFPESGMFWVNSEGKTEDIIRYEGDLPDQWSSSYTIEFMKYNFDSDPFTVVAFIGEGENDQGFMVTQIDRLYIGPPVQRLDNWYSIAFFIAISIIMIGFFTLSWLFFRKVHKRLLKLKDAMEDQGESGIPLPVKISNDDEIGQLETSFNRMIKQLEEGKKREQQEENIRRDLIANLSHDLRTPLTTIRASLSDISGEVSSREAQEKLTSVYQKIDYLSHLIDNLLSLTLLTGKKYPYHPSHVEMNRMMKEIAAHWYPTLEQRGIDIEFVTDGTVYWHIDPNWMERIFDNLMQNLIRYASEGKYVRITVKENELFLEDRGPGMKGEKVEEGAGIGLSIVELMVKEMNLQLKINSSEKGTRITISRQDV, encoded by the coding sequence ATGAAAAAGTGGTTACAGTCGCTTCAGGTTAAGTATTTATTTATCGTTTTACTCGCCGTGCTGGCACTGCCGATTGCCTTGCCGCTCACCTCACTGGTTGTCTATTTCCCTGGGATATTATTAGAAGAAGATCTGCCCTATGGTAATGCCGAACAGTATGAAGAAAGGTGGCATGAGGAAGCGCGCAGTCTCGAAGATGCCGATTCTGAAGAAATAAGCCAGAGAATCGAGAAGCTGTCCGAAGAATTTCCGGAGTCCGGCATGTTCTGGGTTAACAGTGAGGGCAAAACGGAAGATATCATTCGTTATGAGGGGGATCTTCCTGACCAGTGGAGCTCTTCATATACCATTGAGTTTATGAAATATAATTTTGACTCAGACCCTTTTACGGTAGTTGCTTTTATCGGAGAAGGTGAGAATGATCAGGGATTTATGGTCACACAAATTGATCGTCTCTACATCGGTCCGCCTGTGCAGCGGCTGGATAACTGGTACAGCATTGCTTTTTTTATAGCTATCTCTATTATTATGATCGGATTTTTTACATTATCGTGGCTCTTCTTTAGAAAAGTCCATAAACGCTTATTGAAGCTGAAGGATGCCATGGAGGATCAGGGTGAAAGTGGCATTCCATTACCTGTAAAAATTTCAAATGATGATGAAATTGGCCAGCTGGAAACCAGCTTTAACCGGATGATTAAGCAGCTGGAAGAAGGAAAGAAGCGAGAGCAGCAGGAAGAAAACATTCGCCGTGACTTAATTGCCAACCTTTCTCATGACTTACGGACACCGTTAACGACAATCCGAGCCTCACTGTCTGATATAAGCGGAGAAGTTTCGAGCAGGGAAGCTCAGGAAAAACTCACATCTGTTTATCAAAAAATCGATTACCTCAGTCATTTAATTGATAACCTGCTTTCCTTAACACTTTTAACTGGTAAAAAGTATCCTTATCATCCGAGCCATGTGGAAATGAACAGAATGATGAAGGAAATCGCCGCTCACTGGTATCCGACATTGGAGCAGAGAGGGATAGACATTGAATTCGTAACGGACGGCACGGTTTATTGGCATATTGATCCTAATTGGATGGAGCGGATTTTTGATAATTTAATGCAGAACCTTATCCGCTATGCTTCTGAAGGGAAATACGTCCGGATTACAGTTAAAGAGAATGAGCTGTTTCTTGAAGATCGCGGACCGGGGATGAAAGGGGAGAAAGTGGAAGAAGGGGCCGGGATCGGCCTTTCGATCGTCGAATTAATGGTTAAAGAAATGAATCTTCAATTAAAAATTAACTCAAGTGAAAAAGGAACCCGTATTACGATTTCACGACAGGATGTCTAG
- a CDS encoding ABC transporter ATP-binding protein yields the protein MSETIIQTNGLVKTFKKTNVVDRVELTIKKGDIYGFLGPNGAGKTTTIRMLLGLMKPSAGSISIFGKDLKTNKIEILKKIGSLVESPSYYEHLSGRENLEALRKILQVPKPRIDQVLAIVRLTKDAKRPVKEYSLGMKQRLGIASALLGEPELLILDEPTNGLDPSGIHEIRELIKSLPEKYGMTIMISSHLLSEVEQMATQVGIISKGQLIYQDSIIRLKNKAKPLVRLRVGNGEAAKRKLFSYGYVVDFEEDYIFADAGSDEEVSSLVAALVKEKFPVYRVEEQRQSLEDIFLDLTKAEEEETYGSSSAS from the coding sequence ATGAGTGAAACAATCATTCAAACGAACGGATTAGTAAAAACTTTTAAAAAAACAAACGTAGTCGACAGGGTGGAGCTTACGATAAAAAAGGGAGACATTTACGGTTTTTTAGGTCCTAACGGAGCCGGGAAAACAACGACGATCCGCATGCTCCTCGGATTAATGAAGCCAAGTGCCGGGAGTATTTCAATCTTCGGGAAAGATTTAAAAACCAATAAAATTGAAATTCTTAAAAAAATAGGCTCGCTTGTAGAGTCGCCTTCCTATTATGAGCATTTAAGCGGAAGAGAGAATTTAGAAGCTTTACGAAAGATCCTGCAGGTTCCTAAACCACGGATTGATCAAGTACTAGCCATTGTCCGTTTAACAAAAGATGCAAAACGGCCGGTAAAAGAATACTCTCTGGGGATGAAACAGCGTCTTGGCATAGCGTCTGCGCTGCTTGGAGAGCCGGAACTTCTCATTTTGGACGAACCGACGAACGGGCTTGATCCATCCGGCATTCATGAAATCAGGGAGCTGATTAAATCACTGCCTGAAAAATATGGCATGACGATCATGATTTCAAGCCACTTATTAAGCGAAGTGGAGCAGATGGCGACACAGGTAGGGATAATTTCAAAGGGGCAGCTGATTTATCAGGATTCAATTATACGTCTTAAAAATAAAGCCAAACCGCTGGTCCGCTTAAGAGTCGGCAATGGAGAAGCTGCCAAAAGAAAGCTTTTTTCCTATGGATATGTGGTCGATTTTGAAGAGGACTATATCTTTGCAGACGCAGGCAGTGATGAGGAAGTTTCCAGCTTGGTCGCTGCTCTTGTTAAAGAAAAGTTTCCGGTTTACCGGGTGGAGGAACAGCGCCAGTCGCTTGAAGATATTTTCTTAGACTTAACGAAAGCAGAAGAGGAGGAGACTTATGGTTCATCTTCTGCAAGCTGA
- a CDS encoding ABC transporter permease, with protein MVHLLQADLLKVKRKWFWFLVFLGPFGVIGLQVVNYGLRYEWITSQSSDHWATLIQSVNMFVAPALLLGMTILASQIASIEHKETAWKQLLALPVKRRDVFVSKFIITSGMISVSSILLFIGTIALGVGLGFGWEFEVGAVLKNSFYPFFAGLPVLALQLWISIVQKNQAGPLAIGIFGAVFSTYSYNAPDWLFWKWPLLFPEKDPLPYVGLGLLVGLVILAAGVIDFKRRDIA; from the coding sequence ATGGTTCATCTTCTGCAAGCTGATTTATTAAAAGTAAAAAGAAAATGGTTCTGGTTTCTAGTTTTTCTAGGACCGTTTGGAGTGATTGGTCTTCAGGTCGTCAACTACGGCCTTCGCTATGAATGGATTACATCGCAAAGCTCTGATCACTGGGCTACACTTATTCAAAGTGTGAATATGTTCGTCGCCCCGGCCCTGCTGCTTGGGATGACAATTTTAGCCTCACAGATCGCTTCAATTGAACATAAAGAAACCGCGTGGAAGCAGCTCCTTGCCCTTCCTGTAAAAAGACGGGATGTCTTTGTATCCAAATTTATTATCACAAGCGGAATGATTTCTGTGTCTTCCATTCTTCTGTTTATCGGAACGATTGCTCTAGGGGTCGGCCTTGGATTTGGCTGGGAATTTGAAGTCGGTGCCGTATTAAAAAACAGTTTTTATCCGTTTTTTGCGGGACTGCCAGTATTAGCCCTGCAGCTATGGATATCAATTGTGCAGAAAAACCAAGCGGGTCCTTTAGCGATCGGGATTTTCGGGGCGGTGTTTTCCACATATTCCTACAATGCTCCTGACTGGCTGTTCTGGAAGTGGCCGCTGCTTTTTCCAGAAAAAGATCCTCTGCCGTATGTAGGTCTAGGTTTACTCGTGGGACTGGTTATTCTCGCAGCCGGTGTCATCGATTTTAAAAGGAGGGATATTGCGTGA
- a CDS encoding ABC transporter permease, translating to MLRSLLASEILKIRKTKVFSLLFISPIMAAIVGYFVEIPVEGQAGWALLLAMMSAAHSLLILPLMISVFSGFVCRYEHQSGGWRRLFSMPVARQEIYLAKFIIVFGLVALNQLMFSIVYIAAGYFQGVGGSVPTEILLKCLLGGLIAAMPLIALTLWFSAMWSSFAAPFTLNVILTLPNMLVANSDTFRPWYPWVQPFVMMQAEEEGFFSVPVESLLVAVGVGFILFYIGGSLSIQKKAV from the coding sequence ATGCTGCGTTCGTTACTAGCTTCTGAAATACTAAAGATAAGAAAAACGAAAGTATTTAGCCTGCTTTTCATTAGCCCAATTATGGCGGCAATTGTTGGTTATTTCGTAGAGATTCCTGTCGAAGGTCAAGCAGGGTGGGCTCTTCTTCTAGCGATGATGAGTGCAGCACATTCCCTGTTAATTCTTCCTTTAATGATCAGTGTTTTCTCAGGATTTGTCTGCCGCTATGAACATCAGAGCGGGGGATGGAGACGCTTGTTCAGTATGCCGGTTGCGAGACAGGAGATTTACCTGGCTAAGTTTATCATCGTCTTTGGGCTGGTAGCCCTCAATCAGCTGATGTTTTCGATTGTATATATAGCTGCTGGTTATTTCCAAGGTGTGGGAGGCAGTGTGCCAACAGAGATTCTTCTTAAATGTTTACTAGGAGGACTTATCGCGGCAATGCCGCTGATTGCTCTTACGCTGTGGTTTTCAGCGATGTGGTCGAGTTTTGCTGCCCCTTTTACATTAAACGTTATCTTAACACTGCCGAATATGCTTGTTGCTAACTCAGATACCTTCCGTCCATGGTATCCATGGGTCCAGCCGTTTGTGATGATGCAGGCGGAGGAAGAAGGCTTTTTCTCAGTTCCGGTTGAGTCACTGCTCGTTGCGGTAGGAGTAGGTTTCATCCTCTTTTATATAGGTGGAAGCCTGAGTATTCAAAAGAAAGCCGTTTAA
- the hemQ gene encoding hydrogen peroxide-dependent heme synthase has translation MPEAVVTMDGWYCLHDFRSIDWTAWKRASSEERDQAISEFQQLIGKWEDTERSKQGSHALYTIVGQKADFLLMILRPTMEELNEIETAFNKSKLAEFSSKDYSYVSVVELSNYMGSADENDPEIQGRLKPILPKWNHICFYPMDKRRQGNDNWYVLEKDERAKLMYEHGMTGRQYAGKIRQIITGSIGFDDWEWGVTLFAHDVLQFKKLVYEMRFDTVTSRYGDFGSFYVGNILKTDEVPKFLHV, from the coding sequence ATGCCAGAAGCGGTAGTAACAATGGATGGATGGTATTGCCTGCACGATTTCCGTTCCATCGACTGGACAGCGTGGAAGCGCGCGAGCAGTGAAGAGCGCGACCAGGCGATCAGTGAATTTCAGCAGCTTATCGGAAAATGGGAAGATACTGAGAGAAGCAAGCAAGGAAGCCATGCATTATACACAATTGTCGGGCAGAAAGCAGATTTTCTGTTGATGATTTTACGTCCGACAATGGAAGAATTAAATGAAATCGAAACAGCTTTCAATAAATCCAAACTGGCCGAATTCTCTTCAAAAGACTATTCCTACGTTTCCGTCGTAGAGCTTTCCAACTACATGGGCAGCGCGGACGAGAATGATCCAGAAATCCAAGGACGTCTCAAGCCGATTCTGCCTAAATGGAATCACATCTGCTTCTATCCGATGGACAAGCGCCGTCAGGGGAATGACAACTGGTACGTGCTTGAGAAAGATGAACGTGCCAAGCTTATGTACGAACACGGCATGACCGGCCGCCAGTATGCCGGTAAAATCCGCCAGATCATCACAGGCTCTATCGGCTTTGATGACTGGGAATGGGGTGTGACGCTGTTTGCTCATGACGTTCTTCAATTCAAAAAGCTCGTTTACGAAATGCGTTTTGATACAGTCACTTCCCGCTATGGCGACTTTGGATCTTTCTATGTCGGCAACATCTTAAAAACGGATGAAGTACCAAAATTCTTACACGTTTAA